Proteins encoded by one window of Arachis ipaensis cultivar K30076 chromosome B04, Araip1.1, whole genome shotgun sequence:
- the LOC107639454 gene encoding probable glutathione S-transferase, translated as MAANGEEVKLLGVAASTFVCRVQLGLNLKGVEYKFVEQDLENKSEELLKYNPIHKKVPVLVHNERPISESLVILEYIDDTWKVNPFLPSEPYQRAMARFWAKFIDDKVLLASWTSVFTNDEKEREKNIRESDEALKFLEDELKGKFFGGEEIAFVDIAAVYIAFWVPLIQDIGGLQLLTNEKFPKLYNWSQEFLNHPIVKETMPPRDPLFAFFKARYDNLIASK; from the exons ATGGCTGCAAATGGAGAAGAAGTGAAGCTCTTGGGGGTTGCCGCAAGCACATTTGTTTGCAGGGTGCAGCTTGGTCTCAATTTGAAGGGAGTTGAATACAAATTTGTGGAGCAAGATCTTGAGAACAAGAGTGAAGAGCTCCTAAAATATAATCCAATTCACAAGAAGGTACCTGTGCTTGTTCATAACGAGAGACCCATAAGTGAGTCCCTTGTGATTCTTGAGTACATCGATGACACTTGGAAAGTTAATCCTTTCTTGCCTTCTGAACCTTACCAGAGAGCAATGGCTCGTTTCTGGGCCAAGTTCATAGATGACAAG GTTTTGCTTGCATCATGGACATCTGTTTTTACAAATGATGAGAAAGAACGTGAGAAGAATATTAGAGAATCAGATGAGGCACTGAAGTTTCTTGAGGATGAGCTGAAGGGAAAGTTTTTCGGAGGAGAGGAGATTGCGTTTGTGGACATTGCTGCTGTTTATATTGCATTTTGGGTCCCTCTGATTCAAGACATTGGAGGACTGCAATTGTTGACCAATGAGAAATTTCCCAAACTTTATAATTGGAGCCAAGAATTTCTCAACCATCCAATTGTCAAAGAAACTATGCCTCCTAGAGACCCACTATTTGCCTTCTTCAAAGCTCGCTATGATAATCTAATTGCTTCGAAGTAA